A section of the Campylobacter concisus genome encodes:
- a CDS encoding CheR family methyltransferase translates to MLLTNDAKDTKTMQTNTPQDMDSFNEFMNVIKTLCGVDLEPKRDITLQRITIFIRDRQIKSFKDLVSMIRYNSSLRQDILNLVTVNETYFYRELPQLKDVIYYAKELGGARILCAPCSTGDESYSLAMLAYEMGFKQHEISIVGIDINSEAIASCQNGIFSERSLHRLSDFQKERFFTKVDDKFKIKKEILPRCEFKILNVFDDAIFNLGKFDIVLSRNMMIYFDDDFRLKCVERLHKLLKPDGRLYAGHADLVPYTPAYEKRFSNGTTYYLKK, encoded by the coding sequence ATGCTACTAACTAATGACGCAAAAGATACAAAAACAATGCAAACAAATACTCCACAAGATATGGATAGTTTTAATGAATTTATGAATGTTATCAAAACTCTTTGCGGAGTTGATCTGGAGCCAAAAAGAGATATTACGTTGCAGCGAATTACCATTTTTATTAGAGATCGCCAGATAAAAAGTTTTAAAGATCTTGTTTCGATGATAAGATATAACTCAAGCTTGCGACAAGACATTTTAAATCTAGTAACTGTAAATGAGACTTATTTTTATAGAGAGTTGCCTCAACTTAAAGATGTGATATATTACGCAAAGGAGCTTGGAGGAGCTAGAATTTTGTGTGCTCCTTGCTCTACTGGAGATGAGTCATATTCGCTTGCAATGCTTGCTTATGAGATGGGATTTAAACAGCATGAAATTTCAATCGTAGGTATAGACATAAACTCAGAAGCCATAGCAAGCTGTCAAAATGGTATTTTTAGTGAGAGGAGCTTGCATAGATTAAGCGATTTTCAAAAAGAGAGATTTTTTACAAAAGTCGATGATAAATTTAAGATAAAAAAAGAAATTTTACCAAGGTGTGAGTTTAAAATTTTAAATGTTTTTGATGATGCTATTTTTAATCTAGGAAAATTTGATATTGTGCTTTCAAGAAATATGATGATCTATTTTGATGATGATTTTAGATTAAAATGCGTTGAGAGGCTTCATAAATTGCTTAAGCCAGATGGTAGGCTTTACGCTGGGCACGCTGATCTTGTTCCTTACACTCCAGCTTATGAAAAACGCTTTTCAAATGGAACT
- a CDS encoding CheB methylesterase domain-containing protein: MAQKLILIGASTGGPGHLKKLLKNVKLNGAIIVIAQHMNKMFINSFAMQIGKECGLDVEILNERKILKENTVYVCEQNVVVSPNLPISAKPNTEEKTIYTPNVDVLFKSGVGICKSANVLAILLTGIGDDGASGLDKLYKAGAKCIAENEESAIVYGMPKRAKELNQSLKSLNLTMIKKELEDFLNATN; this comes from the coding sequence GTGGCACAAAAATTAATATTAATAGGGGCGTCTACTGGCGGGCCTGGGCATTTAAAAAAGTTACTAAAAAACGTAAAACTAAATGGAGCTATCATCGTGATAGCCCAGCACATGAATAAAATGTTTATAAACTCTTTTGCTATGCAAATTGGAAAAGAGTGTGGCTTGGATGTTGAAATTTTAAATGAGAGGAAAATTTTAAAAGAAAATACCGTATATGTCTGTGAACAAAATGTAGTGGTGTCGCCAAATTTACCAATCAGCGCAAAGCCAAATACAGAAGAAAAGACTATATATACGCCAAATGTTGATGTGTTGTTTAAATCTGGAGTTGGAATTTGCAAAAGTGCAAATGTCTTAGCTATCTTGCTAACTGGCATCGGAGACGATGGTGCATCTGGGCTTGATAAGCTTTATAAGGCTGGAGCAAAATGTATAGCTGAAAATGAAGAGAGCGCGATAGTTTATGGTATGCCAAAACGTGCAAAAGAGCTAAATCAAAGCTTAAAATCATTAAATCTAACTATGATAAAAAAAGAGCTGGAGGATTTTTTAAATGCTACTAACTAA
- a CDS encoding FlhB-like flagellar biosynthesis protein, with amino-acid sequence MQVNKKKAVALGYNRSKDNAPRVLASGAGEIANRIIDLAKEHDIPIKEDPDLIEILSKVEVNQEIPPNLYKAVAEIFSFLYKITKK; translated from the coding sequence ATGCAAGTAAATAAGAAAAAAGCAGTAGCTCTTGGCTACAACAGATCTAAAGATAATGCTCCAAGAGTGCTGGCTAGTGGCGCTGGCGAGATAGCAAATAGAATAATTGATCTTGCAAAAGAGCATGATATACCGATCAAAGAGGATCCTGATCTTATTGAAATTTTAAGCAAGGTTGAAGTTAATCAAGAAATTCCACCAAATTTATATAAAGCTGTTGCTGAAATTTTTAGCTTTTTGTATAAGATCACAAAGAAATGA
- a CDS encoding flagellar hook-length control protein FliK: MNISNTSVQTGQNATQNVPVRKNEGSLFKNQPSVQTSSEQSISETLDNVGKLVARVLDDLKSASSLSKAEQILSQAKDTKIAPNLAGELSDLAKSLEAEATQNENSEIKSLALKLKEFLKPIADLKAGSLNDQIKNSGVMLEANLKDALSPEKLPSSVQKLLSDIKNLSSGNLLNQILTLNDEKLDNQNSFSKLASILEKASNDAKNILDNSSIKTLLKDVDKLDSVVKFLDKNFSKDQNGELVKNQIGKMQNFISNLSEKVASLANEKLNQNFGFSQNHKELKTILDSIKNDLKTLNNIGDEAGLVKAFNEMSDVSKDGSLQDKLQSAARRLAHSLSLADAKASLAKNELSESKALLKQLNLATNDINNITTKNSSEISKVLSQDIKSTLLNISEKSQNPQSVNAANKMISQIEMHQMISSLQGGIQTYMPYIWDGVEGGNIAFKQGKKDKFYAQIDLNFKKFGQINVMVGLIDKRYIDLSVATQTNEFKELILSNSSELKQAISKLGLIVSNFNIKTLSKVKLNDRFKKFGGLDVGFDKKI, from the coding sequence TTGAATATATCAAATACTTCGGTTCAAACCGGGCAAAATGCTACTCAAAATGTACCAGTTCGTAAAAATGAAGGCTCGCTTTTTAAAAATCAGCCAAGCGTACAAACGTCTAGTGAGCAGAGCATTTCAGAGACACTTGATAATGTTGGAAAACTCGTTGCAAGAGTGCTTGATGATCTAAAAAGCGCTTCAAGTCTTAGCAAGGCTGAGCAAATTTTATCTCAGGCAAAAGATACAAAAATCGCTCCAAATTTAGCAGGTGAGCTATCAGACCTTGCAAAAAGCTTAGAAGCAGAAGCAACGCAAAATGAAAATAGTGAGATAAAGAGCCTTGCTCTAAAGCTAAAAGAATTTCTAAAACCAATAGCCGATCTAAAAGCTGGCTCACTAAATGATCAGATCAAAAACTCAGGCGTAATGCTTGAAGCAAATTTAAAAGATGCACTTAGTCCAGAAAAGCTTCCAAGCTCGGTTCAGAAGCTACTAAGCGATATAAAAAATCTCTCAAGCGGGAATTTACTAAATCAAATTTTAACCCTAAATGATGAAAAATTAGACAATCAAAACTCTTTTTCAAAACTTGCTTCTATACTTGAAAAAGCGAGCAATGACGCAAAAAACATCCTTGATAACTCAAGCATAAAAACGCTTTTAAAAGATGTTGATAAGCTTGATAGTGTGGTTAAATTTTTAGATAAAAATTTTTCAAAAGATCAAAATGGCGAGCTAGTAAAAAATCAAATAGGCAAAATGCAAAATTTCATCTCAAATTTAAGCGAGAAAGTCGCAAGCCTAGCAAATGAAAAGCTAAATCAAAATTTTGGTTTTAGCCAAAATCACAAAGAGCTAAAAACTATCCTTGATAGCATAAAAAACGATCTAAAAACGCTAAATAACATAGGCGATGAAGCAGGGCTTGTAAAAGCGTTTAATGAGATGAGCGATGTCTCAAAGGATGGTAGCTTGCAAGATAAGCTCCAAAGCGCGGCGAGACGTCTTGCTCATAGCCTAAGTCTTGCTGATGCTAAGGCAAGTTTGGCTAAAAATGAACTAAGTGAGAGCAAGGCGCTTTTAAAGCAGCTAAATCTTGCTACAAACGATATAAATAACATTACGACTAAAAATAGCAGCGAAATTTCAAAGGTGCTAAGCCAAGATATAAAAAGCACGCTTTTAAATATTAGTGAAAAGAGTCAAAACCCGCAAAGCGTAAATGCTGCAAATAAGATGATTTCGCAGATCGAGATGCATCAAATGATATCAAGCCTTCAAGGCGGGATCCAAACCTATATGCCTTATATTTGGGACGGCGTTGAGGGTGGAAATATCGCATTTAAGCAAGGCAAAAAGGATAAATTTTACGCTCAGATTGATCTAAATTTTAAGAAATTTGGACAGATAAATGTGATGGTTGGACTTATTGATAAAAGGTACATTGATCTTTCGGTAGCTACGCAAACAAATGAGTTTAAGGAGCTAATCCTCTCAAACTCTAGCGAATTAAAACAAGCAATATCAAAGCTTGGACTTATAGTTTCAAACTTTAATATCAAAACTTTGTCAAAAGTGAAGCTAAATGATAGATTTAAAAAATTTGGTGGCCTTGATGTGGGCTTTGATAAGAAAATTTAA
- a CDS encoding MFS transporter, giving the protein MASSFRIIRSMGPLFLGMSLLFIGNGLVIASCSALLKQNGVGELEIGLINTGFFVGALISTITAHRVISTTGHIRAFAIFSAIFAVSAMLHAVNQNLVFWAILRAFLGYCYYALLMVIESWLNAKIPNKIRSRVIAFYEGVFYTSFGLGILILALNLNTFEIFIISAAFIMLSSIPLNLIRINQPQIPERQPINIPKIFGIVPLALVGALIAGLAINGFFSMASLFVLLQGYGTKEASFFMTVAMIGGFLAQVFIGSFSDRYGRRPAILLCSSVALISAVLFLLNGKNLMVEYLLSFFFGAGIFCTYGLSLARANDEITDKTKSVQVARALLFSYSLASLFSPLLMSYAMKIFGAFGFIYVYLVLFAGLILFALTQKTIPQHMRKEYNDRLVARTAGIATIEQNGNFADRKNKK; this is encoded by the coding sequence ATGGCAAGTAGCTTTAGGATCATCCGCTCGATGGGACCGCTATTTTTGGGCATGAGTTTGCTTTTTATCGGAAATGGCCTAGTCATCGCATCTTGTAGTGCACTTCTTAAGCAAAATGGAGTGGGCGAGCTAGAGATTGGATTAATCAACACGGGCTTTTTTGTGGGTGCATTAATTAGCACCATTACAGCCCACAGAGTCATCTCAACTACTGGTCACATAAGAGCCTTTGCCATCTTTTCAGCCATTTTTGCAGTCTCAGCTATGCTTCATGCGGTAAATCAAAATTTAGTATTCTGGGCGATCTTGCGTGCATTTTTGGGATATTGCTACTACGCACTTTTGATGGTTATAGAAAGCTGGCTAAATGCAAAAATTCCAAATAAAATAAGATCTCGCGTGATAGCCTTTTATGAAGGCGTTTTTTACACGAGTTTTGGACTTGGCATTTTGATCTTGGCGCTTAATCTTAATACCTTTGAAATTTTCATCATAAGTGCAGCTTTTATCATGCTCTCAAGCATTCCATTAAATTTGATCCGTATAAATCAGCCTCAAATCCCAGAGCGTCAGCCCATAAATATCCCAAAAATTTTTGGTATCGTCCCGCTTGCTCTTGTTGGCGCGCTCATTGCAGGCTTAGCAATAAACGGCTTTTTTTCGATGGCAAGCCTTTTTGTTTTGCTTCAAGGATACGGCACAAAAGAGGCATCGTTTTTTATGACGGTTGCGATGATTGGAGGCTTTTTAGCTCAAGTTTTTATCGGTAGTTTCTCTGATAGATATGGCAGAAGGCCAGCTATTTTGCTTTGTAGCAGCGTAGCTTTAATAAGTGCGGTTTTGTTTTTACTAAATGGCAAAAATTTAATGGTTGAATATCTGCTTTCATTCTTTTTTGGAGCTGGAATTTTTTGCACATATGGACTTTCTTTAGCTAGAGCAAATGACGAGATCACAGATAAGACAAAGAGTGTGCAAGTCGCACGTGCTTTGCTATTTAGCTACTCTTTGGCTTCGCTTTTCTCGCCGCTTCTTATGAGCTATGCGATGAAAATTTTTGGAGCATTTGGCTTTATCTATGTTTATTTGGTGCTTTTTGCTGGGCTTATTTTATTTGCGCTAACGCAAAAGACAATACCACAGCACATGAGAAAAGAGTATAACGACAGGCTCGTTGCAAGGACGGCTGGCATAGCTACTATTGAGCAAAATGGAAATTTTGCCGATAGAAAAAATAAAAAGTAA
- a CDS encoding AtpZ/AtpI family protein — translation MAKFKIKDIVAGAEQLSLGVSIVVAILLGTGLGYLVKKATNFTPALWIGFAIGIAAAILNVYKAYKAQVKSLDELKDETRYKGYTKDDDDEDD, via the coding sequence ATGGCAAAATTTAAGATAAAAGATATCGTAGCAGGGGCTGAGCAGCTAAGCCTTGGCGTTTCAATCGTAGTTGCGATCTTGCTTGGCACTGGGCTAGGATATCTTGTAAAAAAGGCTACAAATTTCACGCCAGCGCTTTGGATAGGCTTTGCTATTGGCATCGCAGCTGCCATTTTAAACGTTTATAAGGCATACAAAGCGCAGGTTAAAAGCCTAGATGAGCTAAAGGACGAGACAAGGTATAAAGGCTACACAAAAGACGATGATGACGAGGACGATTAG
- the hemL gene encoding glutamate-1-semialdehyde 2,1-aminomutase translates to MTNKEAFSEAKKYIPGGVNSPVRAFGSVGGEPVMIDHARGAYIYDVEGKKYLDFIQSWGPLIFGHCDKDIEEAIISAVKQGVSYGAPSPKETALAKLICDEFKQIDKIRFVSSGTEATMSAIRVARGYAKKDGLIKFEGCYHGHSDALLIKAGSGATTYGNASSSGVPQDVVKNTYLAVYNDIESVKAIFENNKDKIGVVIIEPIAGNMGLVPADKKFLRELRELCDKFGAVLILDEVMSGFRASRLGSYPFHEVDADLVTFGKVIGGGMNVAAFGGKAKIMDCLSPEGAVYQAGTLSGNPVAMSAGIAAISKINSDVNLYARLEKLAKKLMDGFKEAAKSAGITIQTEVRGSMFGYFFTEHAVKNYDDALKSDTKLFAKFHQAMLKRGIYLAPSQFETGFICDAMSEADIDLAVNAAKEAFLEIKA, encoded by the coding sequence ATGACAAATAAAGAGGCATTTAGCGAAGCCAAAAAATATATCCCAGGCGGCGTAAATTCGCCAGTACGTGCATTTGGAAGTGTTGGTGGTGAGCCTGTAATGATCGATCACGCTAGGGGTGCTTATATCTATGATGTCGAGGGCAAAAAGTATCTTGACTTTATCCAAAGCTGGGGACCGCTCATATTTGGCCACTGCGACAAAGATATCGAAGAGGCGATCATCTCTGCTGTAAAACAAGGCGTATCTTACGGCGCTCCCTCTCCAAAAGAGACCGCTCTAGCAAAGCTAATATGTGATGAGTTTAAACAAATAGATAAAATTCGCTTCGTTAGCTCTGGCACAGAGGCCACTATGAGCGCTATCAGAGTAGCTAGAGGATATGCTAAAAAGGATGGTCTAATAAAATTTGAAGGCTGCTATCACGGACACAGCGATGCACTTCTTATAAAAGCAGGAAGTGGCGCTACGACATACGGCAACGCTTCAAGCAGCGGCGTGCCACAAGATGTTGTGAAAAACACTTATCTAGCAGTTTATAACGATATCGAGAGCGTAAAAGCCATCTTTGAAAACAATAAAGACAAAATCGGCGTCGTCATAATCGAGCCAATTGCAGGAAATATGGGGCTTGTGCCAGCTGATAAGAAATTCTTACGTGAGCTTAGAGAGCTTTGCGATAAATTTGGCGCTGTGCTCATTCTTGATGAGGTTATGAGTGGTTTTAGAGCTTCTCGCCTTGGCTCATATCCATTTCACGAAGTGGATGCCGATCTTGTCACATTTGGCAAGGTCATAGGCGGAGGAATGAACGTCGCTGCATTTGGTGGCAAGGCTAAGATCATGGACTGCCTAAGCCCAGAGGGCGCTGTTTATCAAGCAGGCACGCTAAGTGGTAACCCAGTGGCGATGAGCGCTGGTATAGCGGCTATTTCAAAGATAAATAGCGATGTAAATTTATACGCTAGACTTGAAAAACTAGCTAAAAAACTAATGGACGGCTTCAAAGAAGCTGCAAAAAGCGCTGGCATCACTATCCAAACCGAGGTTCGTGGCTCGATGTTTGGCTACTTTTTTACAGAGCATGCAGTAAAAAACTACGACGATGCGCTAAAGAGCGATACAAAACTCTTTGCTAAATTTCACCAAGCGATGCTTAAGCGTGGAATTTATCTTGCACCTAGCCAGTTTGAGACGGGATTTATCTGCGATGCGATGAGTGAAGCTGATATCGATCTAGCGGTAAATGCAGCTAAAGAGGCATTTTTGGAGATAAAAGCTTAA
- a CDS encoding c-type cytochrome: MRSVFLILLFCVAIFGADFITKTEYAKMLYLNPRGIGCDKCHGAKGEGSLISKYKHFDKKANKTVDDELRAPKISDIDFESFKAALTKPKGVMPSYFLTDEETTILYEYITNKINTPSKAAKVQNLSKPVAADTTQKQPEQSAKAAPATKPAEPAKTTTAKPAESAKTATTQAPKSPVKPVTNQKDNQKTNLKTQNQKDKK; encoded by the coding sequence ATGCGGTCTGTTTTTTTGATTTTGCTTTTTTGTGTGGCGATTTTTGGTGCTGATTTTATCACAAAAACCGAGTACGCCAAGATGCTATACCTAAATCCACGAGGCATAGGATGCGACAAATGCCACGGTGCAAAGGGCGAGGGTAGTTTAATCTCCAAATACAAACACTTTGACAAAAAGGCAAACAAAACGGTTGATGATGAGCTTAGGGCACCAAAGATAAGTGATATAGATTTTGAGAGCTTTAAAGCCGCTTTAACAAAGCCCAAAGGTGTCATGCCAAGCTATTTTTTGACAGACGAGGAGACTACGATTCTTTATGAATACATTACAAATAAGATAAATACTCCTTCAAAAGCAGCAAAAGTGCAAAATTTAAGCAAGCCAGTTGCTGCTGATACGACGCAAAAACAGCCAGAGCAATCTGCCAAAGCCGCCCCTGCTACAAAACCAGCAGAACCAGCTAAAACTACCACAGCTAAGCCAGCTGAGTCAGCAAAAACTGCTACTACGCAAGCCCCAAAGTCGCCAGTAAAACCAGTAACAAATCAAAAAGATAATCAAAAGACAAATTTAAAAACACAAAATCAAAAGGATAAAAAATGA
- the folD gene encoding bifunctional methylenetetrahydrofolate dehydrogenase/methenyltetrahydrofolate cyclohydrolase FolD — MKILDGKAVSLKVKENVKVRAEELKKFGVEPTLAVILVGEDKASQTYVRAKEKACNEYGIKSVAHRLSENTTQEELLALINVLNLDDSIHGILVQLPLPKHIDTNTILATIDPTKDVDGFHAVNVGKLVSGLDGFVPCTPLGVMEILKEYGIDVAGLNAVVIGRSNIVGKPMANLLLNASATVTTTHSKTKNLKEICKNADLIVAAIGKPFFLKADMVKEGAVVVDVGINRLDDGRLVGDVDFDEVAPKCSYITPVPGGVGPMTIAMLLNNTILAAQAKIASHKRV, encoded by the coding sequence ATGAAAATTTTAGACGGCAAAGCCGTATCTTTAAAGGTCAAAGAAAACGTAAAAGTAAGAGCTGAAGAACTAAAAAAATTTGGCGTAGAGCCTACATTGGCTGTTATCCTAGTGGGCGAAGATAAAGCATCTCAAACATACGTTAGAGCCAAAGAAAAAGCCTGCAACGAATACGGCATAAAAAGCGTAGCTCACCGCCTAAGCGAAAATACAACCCAAGAAGAGCTTCTAGCGCTTATAAATGTGCTAAATTTAGACGATAGCATCCACGGCATCTTGGTGCAGCTACCACTTCCAAAACATATAGATACGAACACCATTTTGGCAACGATCGATCCAACAAAAGACGTAGATGGCTTTCATGCTGTAAATGTTGGAAAACTTGTTAGTGGATTAGATGGATTTGTACCTTGCACACCGCTTGGAGTTATGGAAATTTTAAAAGAGTATGGTATTGACGTGGCTGGGCTAAACGCGGTTGTTATAGGTAGAAGTAATATCGTTGGAAAGCCTATGGCAAATTTACTTTTAAACGCTTCAGCAACAGTTACGACCACTCACAGCAAGACTAAAAATTTAAAAGAAATTTGCAAAAACGCTGACCTCATCGTCGCGGCCATTGGTAAGCCATTTTTCTTAAAGGCTGATATGGTAAAAGAAGGCGCAGTGGTCGTTGATGTGGGCATAAATAGACTTGATGATGGTAGGCTTGTAGGCGATGTGGACTTTGATGAGGTTGCACCAAAATGCTCATATATCACGCCAGTTCCAGGAGGCGTGGGCCCGATGACGATTGCGATGCTTTTAAACAATACAATCCTTGCAGCCCAAGCTAAGATAGCTAGCCACAAAAGAGTGTAA
- the lepB gene encoding signal peptidase I, with product MKKFFTKFYDFCSSWTGTIIIVLLVIFFVAQAFVIPSGSMKNTLLVGDFLFAKKFVYGIPTPRIPWLEVKILPELNDNGHLITGDGPARGDIVVFRYPKDEKTHFVKRCFATSEDEIVFTEKALYLRPKEGDNFIKANCRENLNGKESKFGYSCSDIAELDGKLFIKEPYRFSGIHYDENVNLFEQMIFMLNTNKDSVFMKPVLFSSLPQNPNFNLNAFYVKVPKDEYFMIGDNRDHSNDSRFWGSVAYKDIVGQPWFIYFSWDKNYNVRWERIGRFVDTIENDEFFTNKALKEGEVDGLH from the coding sequence ATGAAAAAATTTTTTACTAAATTTTATGACTTTTGCTCGAGCTGGACTGGCACTATTATCATTGTTTTACTAGTCATTTTTTTTGTAGCTCAAGCCTTTGTTATCCCTTCAGGCTCGATGAAAAATACGCTTTTAGTTGGTGATTTTTTATTTGCCAAAAAATTTGTTTATGGCATACCAACACCAAGGATTCCATGGCTTGAAGTAAAAATTTTACCTGAGCTAAACGATAATGGACATCTCATAACAGGCGATGGTCCGGCAAGAGGCGATATAGTCGTCTTTCGTTATCCAAAAGATGAAAAGACCCACTTTGTAAAACGCTGCTTTGCCACAAGCGAAGATGAGATAGTATTTACCGAAAAAGCCTTGTATTTGCGTCCAAAAGAGGGAGATAATTTCATAAAGGCAAACTGCCGTGAAAATTTAAATGGTAAAGAAAGTAAATTTGGCTACTCATGTAGCGATATAGCCGAGCTTGATGGTAAGCTTTTCATAAAAGAGCCATATAGATTTAGCGGCATCCACTATGATGAAAATGTAAATTTATTTGAGCAGATGATTTTCATGCTAAATACAAATAAAGATAGTGTTTTTATGAAGCCAGTGCTATTTAGCTCACTACCGCAAAATCCAAATTTTAACCTTAATGCATTTTACGTAAAAGTGCCAAAAGACGAATACTTCATGATAGGCGACAACCGCGATCACTCAAACGATAGCCGTTTTTGGGGAAGCGTGGCTTATAAAGATATAGTTGGTCAGCCTTGGTTTATATATTTTAGCTGGGACAAGAACTACAATGTGCGCTGGGAGCGTATCGGGCGTTTTGTAGATACGATAGAAAATGACGAATTTTTCACTAACAAAGCTCTAAAAGAAGGCGAAGTAGATGGGCTTCATTGA
- a CDS encoding site-2 protease family protein — protein MGFIDNIDIVKVITIVISLIIAIVGHEIAHGYVAYKFGDNTAKNLGRLSINPIKHIDPVGTIVVPLVLYLSTGMMFGWAKPVPVNTYTVVRNGGYKAAIYVSLAGICYNIILGILSLFVLKALLNIETFEILLQLLFTLALLNLMLAIFNLYPIPPLDGFHALEYALRNFGFHELAEKLEGISRYGFVILIIILISPLKDTIFYPTRYVLDIASAFING, from the coding sequence ATGGGCTTCATTGATAACATAGACATAGTTAAAGTCATCACTATCGTTATCTCTTTAATAATCGCCATCGTCGGCCACGAGATCGCTCACGGATATGTCGCTTATAAATTTGGCGACAACACTGCAAAAAACCTTGGCAGGCTTAGCATAAATCCCATAAAACACATCGACCCAGTTGGCACTATCGTCGTGCCACTGGTGCTTTATCTAAGCACTGGCATGATGTTTGGCTGGGCAAAACCAGTGCCTGTAAATACCTACACAGTTGTGCGAAATGGTGGCTACAAGGCTGCTATCTACGTAAGTCTAGCTGGCATTTGCTACAACATCATCCTAGGTATCTTGTCGCTTTTTGTGTTAAAGGCCTTGCTAAACATAGAAACCTTTGAAATTTTACTTCAGCTTTTATTTACGCTTGCGCTTTTAAATTTGATGTTAGCCATCTTTAACCTCTATCCGATCCCGCCACTTGATGGCTTTCACGCGCTCGAGTACGCGCTTAGAAATTTTGGCTTTCACGAACTGGCTGAAAAGCTAGAGGGCATCTCGCGATATGGCTTTGTCATCCTTATCATCATCCTCATCTCGCCTTTAAAAGATACTATCTTTTATCCGACAAGATACGTTTTAGATATCGCAAGCGCATTTATAAACGGCTAA
- a CDS encoding DUF4139 domain-containing protein — MKKTLFLMASVLAFANENLIEIYTDQTIITQKFSDANSSFSAFVPEGVQSESITINGDCDVNANLKKISEENIPSYIKWKQEVINLSSKLEALKARGRFIEQALIGENKSNDVTNRADEFYKFSLENIEKISAAKSELEVLKENEPKSEMAGFLQIDMKFACSPKEVTLSYIDDELPKALNEIYADTKNKNILIKQEILLTNPYARDVKNLKLAIYPTRYQKALAPSKFYPWYEESEVEAEGYGASKNMLRAAKVTAEVADMRVQRDENEFAKIWKIDGINLAKGESKYITYDTQKMDANFSVFADFYGSLKAYNVASFKLNDDLTPAKTQFYVNGVSVGSSGEFEMKAKDEPSQLFLGQNELIELKKERLNKFKKSSLLGKERISEEGYEIRVKNNSSKSVDVTLVDRVPVSADEAVKIEIKGFDKKDISKDGKVELKFSLAPKEEFKKEYSYKITKPKI; from the coding sequence ATGAAAAAGACGCTCTTTTTAATGGCTTCAGTGCTAGCCTTTGCAAATGAAAATTTGATAGAGATCTACACAGATCAAACCATCATCACTCAAAAATTTAGCGACGCAAATAGCTCTTTTAGCGCCTTTGTACCAGAGGGCGTGCAGAGTGAGAGTATCACTATAAATGGTGATTGTGACGTGAATGCTAATCTAAAAAAGATCAGCGAAGAAAATATTCCAAGTTACATAAAATGGAAGCAAGAAGTTATAAATTTAAGTAGCAAGCTTGAGGCACTAAAAGCAAGAGGCAGGTTTATAGAGCAGGCTTTGATAGGAGAAAATAAAAGTAACGATGTGACAAATAGAGCTGATGAGTTTTATAAATTTAGCTTAGAAAATATCGAGAAAATCTCAGCTGCTAAAAGTGAGCTTGAAGTGCTTAAAGAAAACGAGCCAAAGAGCGAGATGGCTGGGTTTTTGCAGATTGATATGAAATTTGCTTGCAGTCCAAAAGAGGTAACGCTTTCATATATAGATGATGAGCTCCCAAAGGCACTAAATGAAATTTATGCAGATACAAAAAATAAAAATATCTTAATAAAACAAGAAATTTTGCTCACCAACCCATATGCTAGAGATGTTAAAAATTTAAAACTAGCCATCTATCCGACCAGATACCAAAAAGCGCTTGCTCCAAGCAAGTTTTACCCTTGGTATGAGGAGAGCGAGGTGGAGGCTGAAGGTTACGGTGCTTCAAAAAATATGCTAAGAGCTGCGAAAGTCACTGCTGAGGTAGCTGATATGCGTGTGCAAAGAGATGAGAACGAATTTGCCAAAATTTGGAAGATAGATGGGATAAATTTGGCAAAAGGCGAGAGCAAATATATAACTTACGATACTCAAAAAATGGATGCAAATTTTAGTGTTTTTGCTGATTTTTATGGCTCGCTAAAGGCATATAATGTAGCTAGCTTTAAGCTAAATGACGACCTAACGCCAGCTAAAACGCAGTTTTATGTTAATGGTGTGAGTGTCGGTAGTTCTGGCGAGTTTGAGATGAAAGCAAAAGATGAGCCATCACAGCTATTTTTAGGACAAAACGAGCTAATTGAGCTTAAAAAAGAGCGATTAAATAAATTTAAAAAGAGCTCGCTTCTTGGCAAGGAGCGCATAAGCGAAGAGGGCTATGAGATAAGAGTCAAAAATAACTCAAGTAAAAGTGTCGATGTCACTTTGGTTGATCGCGTGCCAGTATCTGCTGACGAGGCGGTAAAGATCGAGATAAAGGGCTTTGACAAAAAAGATATTAGTAAAGATGGCAAGGTGGAGCTTAAATTTAGCCTTGCTCCAAAAGAGGAATTTAAAAAAGAGTACTCTTATAAGATCACAAAGCCAAAAATTTAG